A DNA window from Sulfurihydrogenibium sp. contains the following coding sequences:
- the amrS gene encoding AmmeMemoRadiSam system radical SAM enzyme → MKALAWMSEKRKENKVLCKACNQRCVLDVGEYGKCGIRKNENGDLYLTVYGLAAAFNIDPIEKKPLFHFLPGTEILSVGTVGCNFSCKFCQNFEISQYPQEHNYEVFGTTLMPETIVNIAKTRKIPSIAFTYNEPVVVFEYAYDTFKLAKQNGIKTVFVSSGYETKEAIDTIKPYLDAANIDLKAFTDKFYREICGARLKPVLDSIEYTYKQGIWIEITTLIIPGENDSKEELRDIARFIASIDKNIPWHVSRFYPMYKMLDRPPTPIEKLKEAYEIGKEEGLNYVYVGNVIDEDRESTYCPNCGFKVIDRTGYVGQYVTNHLVDGKCPKCNTPIAGVWK, encoded by the coding sequence ATGAAAGCTTTAGCTTGGATGTCTGAAAAAAGAAAAGAAAATAAAGTTTTATGTAAAGCATGCAATCAAAGATGTGTTCTTGATGTTGGAGAGTATGGAAAATGTGGGATAAGAAAAAATGAAAATGGAGACCTATATCTTACTGTGTATGGTCTTGCTGCTGCTTTTAATATAGACCCAATAGAGAAAAAGCCGTTATTCCACTTTTTGCCGGGAACAGAAATTTTATCTGTAGGAACAGTAGGATGTAATTTTAGCTGTAAGTTTTGCCAAAATTTTGAAATATCACAGTATCCTCAAGAACATAACTATGAAGTTTTCGGAACTACATTAATGCCGGAAACAATCGTAAATATTGCAAAAACAAGAAAAATACCATCAATTGCATTTACTTACAACGAGCCGGTCGTAGTTTTTGAATATGCTTATGATACATTTAAATTAGCAAAACAAAATGGTATAAAAACTGTATTCGTAAGCTCTGGGTATGAAACTAAGGAAGCTATTGATACAATTAAGCCATACTTAGATGCAGCGAATATAGATTTAAAAGCATTCACAGATAAATTTTACAGAGAAATTTGCGGAGCAAGATTAAAACCTGTTTTAGACTCAATTGAATACACTTATAAGCAAGGAATTTGGATAGAGATAACTACTCTCATAATTCCGGGAGAAAATGATAGCAAAGAAGAGTTAAGGGATATTGCAAGATTTATTGCATCTATAGATAAAAATATACCATGGCATGTATCAAGATTTTATCCAATGTATAAAATGTTAGATAGACCACCTACACCAATAGAAAAATTAAAAGAAGCTTATGAAATAGGTAAAGAGGAAGGCTTGAATTATGTCTATGTTGGTAATGTTATAGATGAAGACAGAGAATCAACATACTGTCCAAACTGTGGCTTTAAAGTTATTGATAGAACAGGTTATGTTGGACAATACGTTACTAATCATTTAGTAGATGGAAAATGTCCCAAATGCAATACTCCAATAGCCGGAGTTTGGAAGTAA